One segment of Leptodactylus fuscus isolate aLepFus1 chromosome 7, aLepFus1.hap2, whole genome shotgun sequence DNA contains the following:
- the LOC142212507 gene encoding tumor necrosis factor receptor superfamily member 1A-like: MLRTLPPLLLILMMLSVLSALPAKLHNAQAHNRTSRDKECYEDEYWHKGKCCITCPAGTYVFAPCTENHARGMCKDCAPGEYFTAGPNGLEQCEPCLICTDDKVLVQACTPKSNAVCECKPGYYCSPDEPCEMCNRCSRCGDGQRIKKPCTSTTDTVCENINTPISTSTKANVKDGQTVPVPVDSSKNITGDKAAPKSEDFTNYVPEPRTEPTKPPDDPAGSYLYITLPVVFSLLLLAIIFGIFLYKRKTKDKNEAWGRRVTAICFPHNQNSLIPDTLNNSAHSSLYFVQSEGKDPKEEEVPPEQQRLMPPEHRNVEIGNTQQAVPAVPIAQSEPNEGNGLECQCMDDVEDEENSQLGKICKECNLPQPCDQQWDIFFYAVTDNVAPERILELVRKLHLHRAAQTHTIRDNPNNCKEQNYTLLSQWRIQKGTQASMKAVLKELMDMDLAGCCENIVNTLRSKNIPIN, from the exons ATGTTACGTACTTTGCCTCCACTGCTGCTGATACTGATGATGTTGTCG GTTTTATCTGCGCTTCCAGCAAAGCTCCACAATGCTCAAGCCCATAATAGGACGTCACGGGATAAGGAATGCTACGAAGATGAATACTGGCACAAAGGAAAATGCTGCATAACCTGTCCGGCAG GCACCTACGTCTTTGCACCTTGCACTGAGAACCATGCCCGTGGAATGTGTAAGGACTGCGCTCCAGGAGAATATTTCACTGCTGGCCCCAATGGACTGGAGCAGTGCGAGCCTTGCCTCATCTGTACAGATG ATAAAGTATTGGTGCAGGCGTGTACCCCAAAATCCAATGCAGTATGTGAATGCAAACCCGGTTATTATTGTAGCCCTGACGAACCCTGTGAAATGTGTAATCGCTGTTCAAG GTGCGGTGACGGTCAACGAATTAAGAAGCCTTGTACCTCAACTACTGATACAGTTTGTGAAAACATCAATACACCAATTTCTACCTCAACCAAAGCCAACGTGAAGGACGGACAGACTG TCCCGGTGCCCGTAGATTCTTCCAAGAACATAACTGGAGACAAAGCAG cGCCGAAGTCTGAAGATTTTACAAATTATGTACCTGAACCCAGAACAG agCCAACCAAACCACCGGATGACCCAGCGGGATCGT ATTTGTATATAACACTTCCCGTAGTGTTTAGTCTCCTCTTACTAGCGATAATCTTTGGAATCTTTCTTTACAAAA GAAAAACTAAAGATAAGAATGAG GCTTGGGGACGTCGTGTGACCGCCATCTGTTTTCCTCATAATCAGAATTCTCTGATCCCTGACACACTGAATAACAGTGCACACAGTTCGCTATACTTTGTGCAAAGTGAGGGAAAAGATCCAAAAGAGGAGGAAGTCCCCCCAGAACAGCAGCGCCTCATGCCTCCG GAACACAGGAACGTTGAAATTGGCAATACTCAGCAAGCAGTGCCTGCTGTACCCATAGCTCAGAGCGAGCCCAACGAGGGCAATGGGTTAGAGTGTCAATGTATGGATGATGTGGAGGATGAGGAAAACTCCCAACTGGGAAAA atctgtAAAGAATGTAACCTGCCCCAACCATGTGATCAGC AGTGGGATATTTTTTTCTACGCTGTCACTGACAACGTTGCTCCGGAAAGAATCCTGGAGCTTGTGCGAAAGCTGCACCTCCATAGAGCTGCACAGACTCATACAATACGGGATAACCCTAATAACTGTAAAGAACAAAACTATACGTTACTTAGCCAATGGAGGATTCAAAAGGGAACACAGGCCTCTATGAAAGCCGTGCTTAAGGAGCTAATGGATATGGACCTAGCGGGATGCTGCGAAAATATTGTAAATACCTTAAGAAGTAAAAATATTCCTATAAATTAG